The Candidatus Binatia bacterium genomic sequence CGCGCCGGGCATCGAATCGATCGACGCCGAAGTGACCGACTTCGGCGTGAGGCTGTGCCGCGCCTGCCCCGTCGGCAGCGACAAGAAGGATCTTCGGATCTGGAACTTCGTCCTGCCCAACCTGACGACTTTTCCCGGCGGTCTCCAGAGCAGAGCCGGATACTCGGTGAACTGGCACGTGCCTATCGACGACACGCAGCATTGGAAGTACAGCTTCATCTTCAACCGCGAAGCGCCGCTGGACAGCGACGTCATCAAGCGGGTCGTTCCCGAGATGACGCCGGATTACAGATTGACGAGGAGTAGAGAGAACCGATACATGCAGGAGCGGCGGCTGATGGCAACGGAGAGCTATACCGGCATCGGCAGCTTTGCGGCTCAGGACACTTGCGTTGTCGAGGGTGAGGGGCCGATTCAGGACAGAACCCAGGAGCACCTCGCATCGTCGGATAGAGTGATCGTGGCGGAACGCAAGCTCTTGTTGAAGGCGATCCGGGACGTCCAGGAAGGGCGCGATCCCCAGCACGTTACTAGAGACGCCAAACTAAACCGTTTCCCGCACATGATCGTCTGGTATGGAGTCGTGCCGAGCGCGACGGAGTGGCGCGAGCACTGCAAGCGCCTGGAAGCCGAAGCGGTGCGGTAATTCAGAGCCTGCTCTCACGCGACGAGAAACTGTATTGTTACCAAGGATGTAGATCGCGAGCGAGTTCCCCCTTTTGCAAAGGGGGATTAAGGGGGATTTGTGCTTCGTTACAACAACTATCTAAAACCGAACTCACGTAAGCTGAGAAAGAACATGACGGACGTTGAAAAATTGCTTTGGTCGAGGATAAGAGGAAGACAACTCAAGGGCTTTCAGGTTTATCGACAGAAGCCGGTAGGTAGTTTCATCGTTGATTTTTACTGTCCTAAGGCAAATCTGGTCATCGAGCTGGATGGAGGGCAGCACTATTCTGAGGCAATCAGAGGAGAAGATCATTGACAAGTACATGGAGAGCGTAGGATTAAGAGTCTTGCGATTTTCGGATAGAGAAGTTTTTGAGAATTTGGATGGAGTACTTGAAAAGATATGGAGCGATGCGTGAGGGCAAAATTCTCCCCTGGCCCCTCTTTTCCAAAGAGGGGAATAAAACCTGCGCCTCGAGAGAACGAAAGTCCTGCGCGCACTGAAATAAATTTTACCGATTAGGATTGCTCACCGCATGCTTTGGCAAGATCTGCGCGAGTATCTGACCCGGCTCGAACAACTGGGTGAGCTGAAAAGAGTCAACGGCGCCGACTGGGAGGAGGACATCGGCGGCATCACGGAGCTGATGGTCGAGCGGCGCGGGCCCGCGCTGCTTTTCGATGAAATCAAAGATTATCCCAAGGGCTACCGCGTCGCGGCGAATTTATTCAACACGATCAGCCGCACCGCCGTCGCATTCGGCCTGGACCCCGATCCTTCATTGGGGAGTGTAGCGCAACGGAGCGCCAAGCTGATGGCCGAGCTGCGCCCGATCGCGCCCGAGGTCATACGTTCCGGTCCGATCCAGAAAAACGTTTTGACCGGCGCCGAGATCGATCTCTACAAATTCCCAACTCCTAAGTGGCATGAAAACGACGGCGGGCGTTACATCGGCACCGGATGCTGCGTCATTCAGCAGGACCCGGAGAGCGGCTTTACCAATGTCGGCGCCTATCGCGTCGCCATTCATGACAAAAAAACCTGCGCGATTTTTATCGAGCACGGCAAGCACGGGGACGTAATCCGGCGCAAGTATTGGTCCGCCGCGAAGAAATGTCCGGTGGTCGTGTCGGTCGGCCAAGAGCCGATTTTGCCGGCGCTGGCCGGCTCGAGATTTTACTACTCGCCGGAGGGCGTCTCGGAGCTCGAGGTCGCCGGCTATCTCCACAAAAGCCCCTATCCGGTTTTCAAAGGAGAGTTCACCGGTCTGCCCATCCCTGCGTTCGGCGAGATCGCCATCGAAGGTTTCATTCCATCTGCCGAGGAAGTGATGGTGCCCGAGGGACCTTTCGGTGAGTGGACCGGTTACTACGCCCATGGACGCCGGCCGGAGACGATCATCGAGGTCAAGGCGATCTATCATCGAAACGATCCGATCATTTTTGGCGCGCCGCCGTCCCGGCCGATCGGCGGCGACTATTTCGCCAACTTGGGAAACGAAGATCTCGAATCGATGGGCCGGCTGGAAAAAGCGGGCATCCCGGGCGTCAAGGGGATTTTTACTCTGGCCAAGCCGAGACTCCGCGCCTTGGGCTTGAAGCAGATGTACGCCGGTCACGTGGACGATGTCATTCGCGTGCTGGTTCCGGGCGGCGAGCAGTACGCCGGCAATGCTATCTGGATCCTGGTTGACGACGATATCGACATCACGAATACGGAAGAAGTTCTCTGGGCCGTCGCCACGCGCTGCGCTCCCGAACACGCCGTCAAGGTCATCGCCGGGACTGCGGTCTGGCAGCTCGATCCCAGGATTCCGCCGGCAGACCGTTCCGGCCCCGATAAAGGCGGAAGAAAGCGCTATAGCGCGCACAACCTCGTGATCAATGCCTGTCGGCCTTACGAGTGGATCGGTGATTTCCCGCCGGTGGCGGTCAACAGCCCAGAGCTGCGGCAGCGAATTTTCACAAAATGGAAGAACCTGTTCGAAGAAACGTGAACTTGATCCGATATAATCTTTTTCCGGAGCGAAATTATTTCCCTCTCCCGTTTCGGGAGAGGGTGAGGGCAAATCCGTGCGTACCACCCTCACCTTTGTCCTCTCCCTCCAAAGGAGGGCGAGGATAGATATTTCTGAAGGTTCCGCAAGCAATAATCGCAACAAGATATTGGAGTCATTCTTGTCTAAGGTTTTGAGGTTGGGATTTGCCGGTCTCGGCATGGCGGCGGGCCGGCTCATCCCGGAGATCTCCCGGCTGCCTTATATTAAACTCACGGCGGCCGCGGATCTGCGCGCGCACGCCCTGGGGCGTTTTCGCCAGGAATTCAACGCCGAGGTCTACGAGAGCGTCGAGGAGATGTGCGAAAGCCCTAACGTCGATGCGATCTATGTGGCCACGCCGCATGAGTTCCATGCCCGGCACGCGATCGCGGCGCTCAAGAGACGCAAGCATGTGATCGTGGAAAAGCCGATGGCGATCTCGATGGCAGAGGCGGAGGCGATGAATGCGGCGGCCGAAGAAAACGGCGTCAAGCTCATGTCGGGCCACACCCATAGCTTCGATCCGCCGATCAGAAAGATGCGCGAGATCATCAAGAGCGGAGCGCTCGGCAGGCTGCTCATGATCAGCAGCAGTTATTACAAGGACCACATCTACAGACCTTTTCCCGATCATGACATTCGGATGAGTCGAGGGGTGGTTTTGAATCAGGGACCGCACCAGGTCGATATCGTGCGTCTCTTAGCCGGCGGCATGGTGCAGCGCGTGCGTGCGATGGCTCAAGTCGGCAATCCGTCCCGTCCGGGCGAGGGCCATTACGCCTGCTACCTCGAGTTTGAAGACGCCGTGCCCGCGAGCTTGGTCTACAGCGGCTACGCCTACTTCGACACCGGTGAACTCATTTGGGGAATTGGCGAAGGAGGCGAACAGAAGGACCCGGAGAGACACGTGAAAGCCAGGAAATTTTTTAACTCTCTTGGGAGTGAGCCGGAAAGAACGCAACGGTTGGAAGCCCGCCTCGAAGAATGGCGCTACGGAGGTTCGAAACCGGGAGCGTGGGCCGGCGGCGACAGCGGCGAACGCAAACAGCATCAGCCATTTTTTGGCTTGACCGTCGTCACCTGTGAGAAAGGAGATATCCGTCAGTCGCCCGACGGTCTTTTCCTCTACGACGATGAAGGCAAGAGGGAAATATGCCTTCCCAAAGGGGTAGATGCCAGAGAGGCTGAATTGCGGGAGTTCTACGAAGGCATTATGAATGATCGACCGATCTTCCACGACGGCCGGTGGGGCCAGGCGACGTTGGAAGTATGCCTGGCCATTTTACAATCCGCCGCTGAGCGGCGCGAGATCACGATGTCGCATCAGGTTCCGGTTCCGGGAGCCGGGTGAAAAAGAGCGGCGAAAACTTTTTTTTCCAGAACGGTTCAGGACTGATCGAGTGGAGTAAACGCCATGGCGCAACAACCGGCAACCTTCGACGAATGGTTCGTCAAAAGCTCCTACCAGAAGTTTGTCCAGAGGGAAGGAGCGCCCCTTTACGAAGGCAGCGCTCTCGAAGACCTGGCGTCGTTACCCCTGGCGGACTGGGAGAGAAGGGGCGGCAAAGTCGCCTACACCCGCCTGGGCAACCAGGAGAACAACAACCTGCAAGTCGTCGAGATACCGCCCAAGGGAGAGCTCAAGCCTGAGCGCCACATCTACGAGGCGATCATGTACGTGATGCGCGGGAGAGGCGCGACCACGATATGGCAGGAGAATGAACCCAAGCACACGGTCGAATGGGAGGAGGGGTCGCTGCTCGGAATCCCGCTCAACGCATGGCACCAGGAGTTCAACAGCTCGGCCGGCGAGCCATGCCGGATCCTCTTCGGCACGAACATGGCCCACGTCATGAACCTCTACCACAATATTGAGTTCATCTTTGATAATCCTTTCTCTTTTAAGGATCGATATTCATATTCCATGCAAAGTTTTTTTGCCGGCAAGGGCAAGCACTGGAACGTGCGGCTGTCGGAGACCAATTTTGTTCCGGACATCCGGAGCCTGGCGCTCGACCCTTATCCGGAAAGAGGCAACCGGACCTCCATCTTGCGCCTCGCCATAGCGAGCAGTTCGCTCGGGGCGCATGTCATGGGCGTCGCCGAGGGCACCTACGTGACGGCGCACAGGCACGGCGCGGGTGCGCACGTGATCGTCATCAAAGGTCAGGGCTACGAGCTTTTCTTCATGCCCGGCGAGGAAAAGAATCGGCGCCGGATCTCCGCCAATCCTTACGCGGTGGTCGCGCCCAAGCACAACGAGTTCCATCAACACTTCAACACGGGCCGAGGAGAATACCGGATGCTGGCGTTTCGCGGGAGCGGCTTAAGATACGGAACGGGAATCGCGTTCAATCCGGCCCTGACCGCTCAGGATAAAGA encodes the following:
- a CDS encoding endonuclease domain-containing protein; this translates as MTDVEKLLWSRIRGRQLKGFQVYRQKPVGSFIVDFYCPKANLVIELDGGQHYSEAIRGEDH
- a CDS encoding UbiD family decarboxylase, whose translation is MLWQDLREYLTRLEQLGELKRVNGADWEEDIGGITELMVERRGPALLFDEIKDYPKGYRVAANLFNTISRTAVAFGLDPDPSLGSVAQRSAKLMAELRPIAPEVIRSGPIQKNVLTGAEIDLYKFPTPKWHENDGGRYIGTGCCVIQQDPESGFTNVGAYRVAIHDKKTCAIFIEHGKHGDVIRRKYWSAAKKCPVVVSVGQEPILPALAGSRFYYSPEGVSELEVAGYLHKSPYPVFKGEFTGLPIPAFGEIAIEGFIPSAEEVMVPEGPFGEWTGYYAHGRRPETIIEVKAIYHRNDPIIFGAPPSRPIGGDYFANLGNEDLESMGRLEKAGIPGVKGIFTLAKPRLRALGLKQMYAGHVDDVIRVLVPGGEQYAGNAIWILVDDDIDITNTEEVLWAVATRCAPEHAVKVIAGTAVWQLDPRIPPADRSGPDKGGRKRYSAHNLVINACRPYEWIGDFPPVAVNSPELRQRIFTKWKNLFEET
- a CDS encoding Gfo/Idh/MocA family oxidoreductase, which encodes MSKVLRLGFAGLGMAAGRLIPEISRLPYIKLTAAADLRAHALGRFRQEFNAEVYESVEEMCESPNVDAIYVATPHEFHARHAIAALKRRKHVIVEKPMAISMAEAEAMNAAAEENGVKLMSGHTHSFDPPIRKMREIIKSGALGRLLMISSSYYKDHIYRPFPDHDIRMSRGVVLNQGPHQVDIVRLLAGGMVQRVRAMAQVGNPSRPGEGHYACYLEFEDAVPASLVYSGYAYFDTGELIWGIGEGGEQKDPERHVKARKFFNSLGSEPERTQRLEARLEEWRYGGSKPGAWAGGDSGERKQHQPFFGLTVVTCEKGDIRQSPDGLFLYDDEGKREICLPKGVDAREAELREFYEGIMNDRPIFHDGRWGQATLEVCLAILQSAAERREITMSHQVPVPGAG
- a CDS encoding cupin domain-containing protein — its product is MAQQPATFDEWFVKSSYQKFVQREGAPLYEGSALEDLASLPLADWERRGGKVAYTRLGNQENNNLQVVEIPPKGELKPERHIYEAIMYVMRGRGATTIWQENEPKHTVEWEEGSLLGIPLNAWHQEFNSSAGEPCRILFGTNMAHVMNLYHNIEFIFDNPFSFKDRYSYSMQSFFAGKGKHWNVRLSETNFVPDIRSLALDPYPERGNRTSILRLAIASSSLGAHVMGVAEGTYVTAHRHGAGAHVIVIKGQGYELFFMPGEEKNRRRISANPYAVVAPKHNEFHQHFNTGRGEYRMLAFRGSGLRYGTGIAFNPALTAQDKDPHALAFKISHEKEDPAIREEYYNELEKNGIEIRLKPVEQGRG
- a CDS encoding DUF559 domain-containing protein, producing the protein MESVGLRVLRFSDREVFENLDGVLEKIWSDA
- a CDS encoding Rieske 2Fe-2S domain-containing protein, translating into MNQDENDLLTQTGPGTPCGEMLRRYWQPAALAEELPSGGAPLPVKLLGEELVLFRDDQGRPGLLELHCSHRGANLSYGRLEDGGLRCIYHGWLYDIHGNIMDMPGEVDGGASFRDSICHKAYPCLERGGAIFAYMGPGEPPLFPNYEFLTVPEKQRFVTKYFQSCNYLQANEGNIDPIHASFLHHPNYNLRHTGIPEYQGFRGGRGVAPGIESIDAEVTDFGVRLCRACPVGSDKKDLRIWNFVLPNLTTFPGGLQSRAGYSVNWHVPIDDTQHWKYSFIFNREAPLDSDVIKRVVPEMTPDYRLTRSRENRYMQERRLMATESYTGIGSFAAQDTCVVEGEGPIQDRTQEHLASSDRVIVAERKLLLKAIRDVQEGRDPQHVTRDAKLNRFPHMIVWYGVVPSATEWREHCKRLEAEAVR